AACAGAAATATGCATGATGAAAAACTTGAGGAATTTTTACTAACCATGTATGAACTCCAGCCTAGGCCTTGAGATAGAGCACTCGATAAATATGTTTCGTTAATTAACGGCCAGGAAGGGATTCCACCTGCATATGATAGACCTGATGAAGGTATAACAATAAAACCAGCTGATCCACCCACAACAGTGCCTATAACAGGTAAAGCAGTTCCAGCAGATGAAAGTTCTGGATGATTGAATTTGCATACAATCCCAAATTTACATACTCCAGCGCGCATGTAATAGGGACAAGACTTCTCTTCCTGGTTCAATTGATAAAGGAATAACATTAGAAAATGTACTTTATACGGTACCGGTGACAAAACGAGATGCACATATTTAACTTGCATAGGTTCGTGAAAATTATAAATTATGGAATTAAAGATGATATCCGGTGGATGTAAATGGGAACTATGACATGCACAAGTAACAAACCATTGCATGAATTTTAACAGCGTAATCTATGGATTTATATGTACACTATAGTTTGAACCCCTCTTTCAGTTTTTAAGAATTTAAAAGCCCAAGATCTATATTAAGGACTTCTTATATCTTTGTTTTCCTAAAAGGCGGTAACTTCTGTACAATTTCCATCAACAAGGTACAATATTTTAGAGAGACTTAATACTAAAAACTGGCAACAAATTATCTGAAAAAAATTGGCAGTTGTCTCCGATGATCTTTCTAAACAGCCTCATTAAAGTGACAATATTTTTTGGGTAAGAATGCACACCTGACGCATGGGTAGTCCATAACTGTTCAATACAATCGATCCCGCACCATGTCTGTCAGGTGGATGATGATATTTGCACGATGATCCATATTTGCATGCACCTGTCTTCAAAAAATACTGCAATGCACAATTACAAGTCACAAAATCTATCCAAAAAGAATACTCTGCCAACTCAAACATTGCTTATATTAATCACGTGTTTAGAATTTTTTTGCCTTGCTGCAAACCTATAAATTATGAGAAAATATAACAATTGTCCACAAGTAAAAGGCTTTACATTAGACATCCTAAATTTCAATCTATACAAAATTTAAAAGAATAGATGATGGCAGTGAATGGTCACTTCTCCTTTAATTTTTTGCAAAGTAATGAATCCCATGAAGCATGGCCCTGAGAGACCGCGAAAAAGAATAACTTAATGAACATGAAATTTCTTCTTTGTTCGTCCATCTCATATTATAATGACATGTTTCTTTCATAGTTATGAGAATTGTTTAGTGGCTAGAATGACATATTTGTTTCATATTATAATGACATATAGTCATATACAGAAATATACACTGATAGATATTGAAAATCTAGTGAACTCGGATATAAAGATTTACTAATATCTAATATTATGTATGATGCTATATGTATTTCAGAACTACAGAGCAAAACAAGGCCTCTCTCCAGAAAAGAGTCGAAGCTACTTTCTCAAGATTCTTGTTATGGAACCTAAAGAATGGTCAATAAAGAATTTCCAAATGTGATTACAATATACCAAGTTCATTCAAGTTAATTTCTTTCCCAATAAATCTTGCAGATGAAACTCAAACAGAGCCACATTAGGCTAAAAATGCATCTTTAAAGCAAATGTAGATTTATTCCAAGCTGTAATTTAACACTACAATCAGATACAACAGTAAAACACTACATATACAGCAGAACAATCTCAAAGACTAGATTACCTTACATTCCGGCTCTCCAGCTCTCTGCGGCAGCCTACCTCCAAACTGACCAATCTGTAAAACAATCAAACCTGACAGTAAATATACTATAACAAAACAAAACCAATCTCAAATTGACACCACACAACCATTAACATTCAAACAATCCGTAAAATTGCTAGTTACTCGAAGTTATATCACAAGTTATTATAAAAGTGATCTAATTACTTGCAAGTTACCATCTATCTGAATAATTCTATCAATAAGGTGTATCAATTAAAAAACCGATAAATAGAGTAATATCAATATTTCCCAATCCAAACTGAAATCTAAAATAAATCCCTAAAGAACGCACATTATCATGACTTTCTGAATTCAACTGACAGGTCGATTCTAAAATTAAATACATTAGTTGTTATCGACAAGAAACAAGTAACTGAACTAATCGACAAGAAACAAGTAACTAAACTTTAACTTATAAATAACGCATCCAAACTGGCCTTAAAGATCATCCAATTTATCGAAATTCAGATATTACCTCAGCTGCAAACTTAGCAGGATGATTGAATCTACAATTAGCTCCATACCCGCAAGTCCCCGTCCTCATATAAAAACCACAGTCAGGCTCACCGGGACGATTAGGATACGAAAAAACACCATCACCATCCTTATTATCAGTACTCTGAATTTTCAAACTCCTTACAGCTTCTACAATCCAACAACAAAACACACTTTAAACACATGTACTTATTCACAACAAACATGTGCACAAAATATCCCTGTCtttgtgtgtgtgttttgtgtgtgtgtcaGTATGTGTAACAAACATCATCAGAATTCAGACAAGAACATAATCAAACATACATACATACAAACAACACATGATTATTAATAAAGCAATACAAAAATCACAATAAAACAATAATCGCAACAGTGATCATGAATATAAAATATGTGTAGCATAATAAATAAAACCTATaacaataaaataaaaaaataaaaaaaataataccATGAACATTATTACAACTAAGCTGCTGGTGAGTCTCAGTCTCAGGCATCGATGTGGATAAAAAAACAATCAAGAAGATATGTTCTTgctgtgtgtgtgtttgtgtgtgggGGACTGTGTGAAAAAAGATTGTGTAAAATATAATGAAAATTATACAAAAGTCTTTGTACGGGGATGTGGGGGTACAATTGTGTGTTTTTTATATATATTGTCAAATTCTCCCTCCTTTACTTTTCTTTTGCACACAAGGAAATAGCAAAAAATACTAAAATCCCTAGCCAGATTATATATTACAAATTCCATAGCCCACTCAAAATCAAAATCGGAATTACCGGTTAAAATTTTATCCTCTGTCGTCGAGGATTATACTAAGACTATAAAccatatttattaaaaaaataatcgAAATTACATGATTTCTTATCCATcacaaatttttaataataatttgttatcaattatctatacttactatattataataaacgaaacattaaaaatttggtagtcggtcggtcagtacttgctgaaattacttataTACTCTTATTTAATTGATATTGCTGCTTTTACTTAATTATCCTTATTTTAATTCGAatcaaaaaaatattatatttgaCCGAAATTTCAACAAGTAATTACAGGAAATTTTATGTTAGCGCGAGAGAGAGCGCTCTTACTCCATAGCTTCGGAGCTTAACCTATAATTGTTTGTAATTTACTTGAAAGAAGAGTAAAATTAAATATATCTTTTTCTGTTAAATTGATATGTAATTAATTTATACTATTTTTACAATattataataatcaaaataattactcttacttaataaattatttactTCAACTAAAACACGTTACTTTTTTTTTAATCCTAAAACAAACACCTTACTTCCTAAAGATATCAAGAGCAGTAAATAATAATCAAATATATCTAtcgatttatttatttatctatctATCAATATATACTAAATTATCTTATTtatatttatactatattataatagaaaaaatattaaaaaattggtAATCTGTCGATCGATACTTgatgaaattacttaattattgaaatttgatgaaattacttaattatGGTTGCTTAATTATTTATGTATTTTttacttaatttatattaaaatatattctAATCGATGTTAAAATTTACTATGACAAATTCACTACATGGGCAAGGCTAATAAGTCCTGTGATATGGGTTAAATGGTATTCGCAAGGTTCATATTAAAGAGCAAACGGGTAGCTATTACGGGGACGATAAATGATGATTATTTATCTATACTATATACTATTATATAACAGAGAAATACTTTCGGTATCGATTTTTTGACTTACACTGATTTTACGAAATAGCCTTACaagttttataaaatttattcaaaaaataatgaTAAATTAAAATCAATAGTCTTATATTTTATAAGCATGACCTGTCTTATCAGGGTTCTCATTCAAATTAGACAACTATTTATGTTCAACAAGCGCATTAATTCAAACTTTTATGGTTTTGTGACAAACTTTTATCAGTTGATAAGATTTGGTAGTCGATCggtctatactatattataatagaaaaaatattaaaaatttgataatCGATCGGTATTTGATAAAATTACATAATTGCCCTCATTTAATTAATTTGTTATTCAAAGGTGTAAGCAAGCCTTTGCGGTTTAATTTCTTTATATAAGAATTACTAAGTGAAATATCTTATGTTTGTTTATTTCGTTTTAAAGTTTCATTTTCCGCTGCATTTTAGAGTTAAAACGGAAAATATACATTCACCCCATgtgtatgtaccttttggacctaacatgAATATTTTGGGggtgaaaaatcaaaatactcACCATTTTGGACAAATACCCGAAATGCCGATTGACAGGAGTGTTCGTCCAAAATACTCATTTGAacaaattttttaattttaataaacaATACACAAGTGACAAATGCGTGTATGAATTACTTTTTTTCTAAACACGCATTTCAACAATGCGTATCCCATTTAAAAAATCAACTGAATACGCATGTACCACATGCGCATCCTTagtcaatttttaaaaaattgaataagCATACCTCGAATGTGTATTTCGTGGGTATTTTAGACGTTTCATCCCGCCTATGGGTGTTTTATGCAATTGAAATTCAAAATTGATGTATTTTGGGTATTATTTCTATTTTGATAAGTTGAAATTTAGAAGTGGTATATTCTGATTATTCTTTTATTTAACAACTCGTTgttaaattataataataataatttttaacatttattttttatatcaaaatattattaaaataatatataatatagaTAATATTAAAATATCAGTAATATTCTTTTacatatatttattaattttaaaattttagatttATGTGtaatcaaatattttttataaattaatttttaaaaaaatattccttaaaatatatagttatatatgtatatgtatatatatgtgtgtgattAGCGAAGATCATGCTATCATTAGTCAAATTCTTATAGAAATTTGGTAAATTGTAAGTAAAGTGTGCTTTAGTGgacataaattttaaaaagaatgATTATAACCAAAAGAATTTTTTtgtatatatagatatatgtgtgtgtgtgaaaTATATGCGTGTGTGATGAAATAGCCGTAGGACACACACCATAATCTTACAAtgaattaatttattatttaataaaaaaattcaaaaaaattggCGTTAATTATATTTCAAAAATGTTTTTCTTTATTGTAGGGAACCGTAGACGTTATCATTTGGGTGCGCACAGGCTTGGCTCAGAAGGCATTACCAAGAGTATAGTTATCCCCTATTTAACCAAGTGAGGTAACCATTGCGAGTATTTCAAAAATGTTTTTACACTTGAATACAAATGAATTAAATAACTAGTAACATTAATGTTAATTAAAAATGGTGATAAAAATagtaataaaaaaattataaatatgaaatagaatatcaataataattgaatttttaaaacatttaacTAAATATTAGTAAGTGCATGTACTTATATACTTAGTTTAAACAAACTCATGACCATTATTAATAGAGTGATACAACAATCATTGTAAAAGACTAATTATAATAGTGATTATACAATATTGTATTATATTGTATGTAATATAAAACTattattaagaaaataaattaaaaaaataaagaaaaaaatatttaatgaaCAGTCCTACTAAGCTAGCGAGTCTAAGGCATGATGTCCGATTAAAATAATCAAAGATTGTTATGTGGGAAACTGTGGAAAATAGAAAAGTCTTTGTACGTGGGGTGGGGATACAATTATATGCAAAGTcacttataaaaaaattatatttatattttaataaaatttaataaaatctCTTGGGAGCCCAAATTTTGCGTTATATAATCAAAGTTACTTTGAAATTTTTTAGATCTATTCTTTCCATCACAAAATCAGTTTAATgtgtatttaatataataaaatattcaaatattttttaatgTGAATGAACGAGATTATTATTCTAATTATAggattaatttaaaaaattaaagttttataattaaaaatatattatatactcTAGTAAGCCCCTTGAATACGTATTTAGGGGTATTTTTCTCATATAATAATATTTAGTTAATTCACTAACTATACAAACAATAAAATCgcataaaaatataatataacttacTAGTAAGAAATTGTTTTTTATCATTTCAAAAGGCTCAATTTTCAATTTTCAATTTTAGTTCATTCTGAAAtgtataagtatatattttgGAAAATTGAAATTATGTTGGTTTGCAATTTACATTAAAAAGTTAAAATTACgctaaatattttttttagaaGGAGGCTAGTTATTTATAAATAGTAATAGTAATATGTTCGTATATTTGAAGGTTATTTTATTAGTTGCATGACCGTTTTACTTGGTAAGCAATTTTATCAACTTTCCAACATTCCTGGATATATATACTAGTATATAACCAGTGCAATACACGGTTATTTTTATCATATTATTGTAAATTCTAATTTTGATTATACCTcctaaaaaatattatttttttatataattttaatatgttgtcGGTATGATTCAAACCTTATACCTCTTAAATAATActaatttttaagaataaatctAAAGGTCAACAATAACCAACAACCAAACTTTAaatgtttcgtctttaatataatagtatagataggaatataatataattgtcctattttaaatataatagaaattggcaattaattttagttctcatgttttaaatataatattaagtgtCATAATATAAGTgtcctattttaaatataatagaattgATAGACAAATAATTTTAGGTGTCAtgttttaaatataatattaattaagtgtcatattttaaatataatagaacGACCAataaccaaatttttaatatttcgtatttaatataatagtatagatacACAAACTAGTATTTAACCCGTGTAATGCAATGTcgtttttattattatatattataagttataattttaataatgcTTGTAAGATTCAATCTTATATTACTTGAATaatctatattatactataataaccAAAATGCAGTATAATTTGATATGTCTTTTTATGGTCGGTTTGGTTATCCTCATTTATGACCGTCAgatctttttaatcaagtgatcaGATTCAATTACAAAAAGAATATACAATACTCAAGCTCCGGTTCCAACCCCAccaataaatatttatattattatttatacactactaaCGCTCCCAGGTTCGAATCTCGCTAAAAACaaatatttacattattatttataaatatactaataaggtAAAGATCAAAAAAagattattataattttaaaaaatagaaaaatgtTAATAAAGACCCGTGCATCCGATGCACGAGTTGTAAGGCTagtaatatttaatattatatctAACGATTCTAATCAATTTAATCCGACAGTTCTAGATCGAGTGATCAACGACCAACAcccaaacttttaatgtttcgtctttaAAATAATAGTATAGATATTTCTTAAATGTCGGTTTATGTCTATGTAGGGAagttattaattttatttttggaattaaaagtAATGCAATTTAGTTAaagagaaaaatattctaagtaccGCAGTACTTAGGAGAGCTAGGTGATTATATATTTAAATGACAGCAttgcaatttttcaaaaataaactaattacgtaattataaaaatattgacTATACATTCATATTAAAACCTCACTTTACCTAtgaatattaatattaaactCTTTacttaaagctatttttaactttCTCATCACTAGTCTAGTCTCTAGTTGTCCGGACGTTTGACTCGAGAAATTGTAGTATTTTTCAAAGGTTGA
The sequence above is drawn from the Apium graveolens cultivar Ventura chromosome 2, ASM990537v1, whole genome shotgun sequence genome and encodes:
- the LOC141706664 gene encoding zinc finger CCCH domain-containing protein 3-like, with the protein product MPETETHQQLSCNNVHEAVRSLKIQSTDNKDGDGVFSYPNRPGEPDCGFYMRTGTCGYGANCRFNHPAKFAAEIGQFGGRLPQRAGEPECKYFLKTGACKYGSSCKYHHPPDRHGAGSIVLNSYGLPMRQEEKSCPYYMRAGVCKFGIVCKFNHPELSSAGTALPVIGTVVGGSAGFIVIPSSGLSYAGGIPSWPLINETYLSSALSQGLGWSSYMVSLNGQITPALTTVNTLPERHDQPECRHFMNTGSCKYGSDCKYNHPREKISQVAASSLSPFGLPLRPGQAICSYYTTYGICKYGPTCKYDHPLLGYPYSYGTNFATVSTSYPSSFPYEENSPIFHSCETSPSKSPQVPDCAGKVDATSQKDTSGKATEESHTNVKAAEESPEPAKSLSPSVSPHESL